TACGGCCAGCGCCATTCACGCCGGCTTGCGCTTCGATTTCAATCTGAGCGACAGGACATTCGCCTTTGCCTTCACCGACTTCGACCATGATCGCTTCCAGCAACTCGATCTGCGCAACGTACTTGGCGGCGGCCTTGGCTACCACCTGGTCAAGACCGACATTACTAACTTCGATATCTTCGCCGGCGGATCGCTGAACCAGGAGTACTTCTCCACGCTCACGCGCCGCTCCGGCGAAGCGCTGCTCGGCGAGTCATTCGATCACAAACTCTCGAGCGCATTTTCGGTGAAGGAACGCCTCGAGTTCTATCCCGACCTGAGCAGCATGGGAGACTACCGCGTCGTCTTCGACACCGCCGCAATTACGAAGATCAGCAAATTCTTAAGCTGGCAAGTCGACGCGAGCGACCGCTACATCACTGATCCGGTAAATGGACTCAAAGGCAATGACCTGCTGTTCACCACAGGAGTCCGCGTGGCATTTGGAGCGAATAAGGGACTGTAGTCAACCTCGCATCGTAGGCGTTAATCCTGCGAGGAAAGCGGCCGACCGGCAGGTTCAGCGATACGAAGATCGGTTGCATCGTAGCGCTTGGATATGAGAAGCGAGTTCGATTCTGTACCATGTTCGGGGAACCTACTCATCGATCATGCGAAACAGAACTTGCGCTTTAACAATGCCTCGTTTGCTCGCCGGTTTGGTGTTTCTCTCCGGCGTCTTCACCGTCGCTCAAACTGCTTCGATTTCAGGAAACCTCGCGGACGACGCGCGCGCGTTCGTCGAGACCCCCGCGGTGGCCGGCTATGAGCAGCAATTAGCCACCGCAATCGCGGCCAGGCTGAAGACGTTTTCTCCGCGAGTCGATAACCAGGGCAATGTTGTTTTTACGTTGGGAACGGGCACTCCTCATCGTCTGATCGTCACCGCAATTGACGAACCCGGATTCGTGGCGAGCGGCATCACTTCCGACGGTTATGTGACCGTGCAACGATTGCCGCAGATGGGCAATCTTCCGTTGTTCAACGAGCTTTACTCCGCGCAGCCAGTGAAGATCGGCACGCGCCAACATTCGTGGATCAATGGATCGGTCGCAGGCCTCTCCATTCACCTCGAACCCCAGCGGCAGCACTCGCCATCTCCGGCCGATCTGGACAACATCTACGTCGACGTCGGCGCAAGCAGCGCGAGCGAAGCGCGCTCCGCCGGAGTCGATCTTCTGAATCCGATCGCGATCGATCGCAAGTTTTACCAGATGGGCAACGGCGGATGGACAGCTCCAGCCATTGGAGACCGCTTCGGCGCCGCTGCTCTAATCGAAGTCATTCGCAACCTGGATCCCACACGGCTCACCGGATCGGTGACCTTCGCGTTCGTCACGCAACAATGGCTGGGCGCCCGCGGACTGCAGCGCGTAATCCATGAAACCAATCCCGACGAAGTCATTTATATCGGCCGCCGCATGCGAGCGCCGGCAATTCCCGGACAGCGCGGGACGAGTCCATCATTCCAGCACCGCCCGGGCGACGGCGTGCTGCTAGCCGGCGAAAACCCCGAGAGCGATGCCACCGGCCTGGCCGCAGAACTTACAAAGCTCGCCGCCGAACATCAGATCAAAATCGCTACCGACTACTCGGCGCCGCTGCTGCCGCGAGGCGGCTACATGCTGCAGCCGAGGCTGCCGGAGCGAACTGTGCATCTTGCGGTCGCAACCGAGTGGCCATCCACGCCCGGCGAGATCCTGCAATCGGCGGACGTCGTCTCACTGGCATCCCTTATCGATTTGCATCTCGGCTCCACGCCTCAGAATCACGCGCAATCTGCGCCCACTTTGCCCGAACCGCCCGCTCCCACTGGCCCGAAGACAACTCCCGCAGTCGAGCGCGTTCTGCGTGAGCTGGTCGAGACCTACGGCCCCAGCGAGCACGAACAAAATGTGCGAGCCGCCGTGACGCAACTGCTGCCGCCATGGGCCAAGCCGGTAACGGACGATGCCGGAAACCTGGTCGTACATCTTCCGGCGGCTTCTCCCAATCCGGCACAGAGGATCGTCGTCGTCGCTCACATGGACGAGATCGGCTACGAAGTTCGTTCTGTCCTCGATGATGGCCGACTCGAACTGAAGGAAGAAGGCACGGGCGTGCTCGCATATTTTCTCGGCCACGCTGCGCTGGTGCATTCGTCGA
The genomic region above belongs to Terriglobales bacterium and contains:
- a CDS encoding M28 family peptidase translates to MPRLLAGLVFLSGVFTVAQTASISGNLADDARAFVETPAVAGYEQQLATAIAARLKTFSPRVDNQGNVVFTLGTGTPHRLIVTAIDEPGFVASGITSDGYVTVQRLPQMGNLPLFNELYSAQPVKIGTRQHSWINGSVAGLSIHLEPQRQHSPSPADLDNIYVDVGASSASEARSAGVDLLNPIAIDRKFYQMGNGGWTAPAIGDRFGAAALIEVIRNLDPTRLTGSVTFAFVTQQWLGARGLQRVIHETNPDEVIYIGRRMRAPAIPGQRGTSPSFQHRPGDGVLLAGENPESDATGLAAELTKLAAEHQIKIATDYSAPLLPRGGYMLQPRLPERTVHLAVATEWPSTPGEILQSADVVSLASLIDLHLGSTPQNHAQSAPTLPEPPAPTGPKTTPAVERVLRELVETYGPSEHEQNVRAAVTQLLPPWAKPVTDDAGNLVVHLPAASPNPAQRIVVVAHMDEIGYEVRSVLDDGRLELKEEGTGVLAYFLGHAALVHSSNGMHPGVLELPDGWDKPDFQWPRGRNQVFHMDVGATSPEQVAQLGIKVGDFVTIPKTYRKLFGTRASARALDDRVGCAALVEAAWALGGQSSAPKFSDRDVTLIWSTREELGLFGAAGAAKDFAASGKTPTVVFAIDTFVSADSPLESKRFADAPIGRGFVIRAVDNSNIVPEKSVDRVLSIARTNNIAAQYGVTGGGNDGATFLLYGTTDVALGWPLRYSHSPAEVIDVRDVDALGKIIAAVTRNW